In Cryptomeria japonica chromosome 5, Sugi_1.0, whole genome shotgun sequence, the genomic window aaattatatcaGATGTTATGATATGTTTCAGCAACATTGTTAAGTTGAATTTAGCTTGATAAATATGTATTTGAATGTCATAAGATACTTTGTGTTACaaacaattaaaaacaaacaatgatcatgaaatcaatgatagaaattttattatattaaatttattgatCATTATTTTgaaaacatgagatataaaataacattaaataaatgttaaatgtaatgattaattataataatatattttaaaataaaattaaaaaccctAAGTTTTACAAACCAAGGCCAACAACCAAACAAACATTAAATAGAAGTGTATTAGGGGACAAAAACCACACAAACCCAAAGCCAAAAACAACATGACAAACCCCCAAAAATAGGAGAAAGCACTCAATTGAGAGAGTGCACGGGTTCAGAATTCTTttgaataatcttcttgttgattttctccagATCCTCCATCATGATTCTGGAGGTACCCTTGTCTTGGCTCTGGCTCTTGGTCCTAGTACACGGACCCGAGATAGTCTTCCCTCCAGTAACACTCTTGCCACCTTTCGAAGCATTCTTTTTCTgtttttcccccaagggaggatcACTGGATATGGGTCTTGTTCTATAGTCTACAATCATGGCATTGATTTTTTTCAAACCCTTAGCGCTGTTACTCATCACTTCCTTGCTGATTTCCACTAGATTATTCaggttgtctttgatgtcacccACATACTCTTCCAACTTATCAATTCTGCGCTCGTGGTTGATCTTCATAGTTTCGACATTATGAGACAACTTTCGAGTCATGCTCATGAGCTTCTTAGTTTTACTAGGCCCAGGGGAATCCGTGAAAGTGTCAATAAAGTCCATAATCTCATCTTTCAGGGTTCCAATTTCTTTACCAACCCACTTCCAACAGCTCTCCTGGCCGTTAGTGACCTTCAAAATCAGGTCTTCCAGCTCCTTCTCCCCCTTTTGATCAccttcattttctttattcatgGTCCCATGTTCCTCGTTATCCACATTGATGTGGATGCCTAAGATAATCTCGTGGTCCTTGTCTTTAGACCCACTTGACTTGgtcaatttcattttcttcctgatgggtggctccaggtcttgcattttcttGCTGGTGGACTTAAACGTGCTTTCTTCCCACCTTGGAGGATTGTTTTTCCTACTGCTGTTAGTTACAGGGGTCACTATAGGTTCCCTTCTTTCTCCggtctatactcagggtcctcCGAATCCTTGATATCACACCAATCAAGGACAATGCCAATGTCCTCCTCATCCATCTCTATATCAAAAACAAACTGCACCTCAGGGTTAGAGgaagaaatgtgggttttatccatgggaaggtttcacttcatgagctttgaCATACTCCATGATTAACATGATAAGCCCCTCATGAAGCACCAGATTATCCTGGTTTTCAACATGTTTAGCTAAACTATTTTTCAAGGACGAGACCAAGTAGAAAGGGatatgattttaccatgcctaaagtggtttaacatTTTAAAATgatacaagaaaatatgccatcaagagtgatatacctcatgatgaattctgcCATGTCAGCCCAGAGGGAATTCAGGTGTTTCCTGTTGTAGCCACCATCCACCATTTTAGTCACCCTCCATCGTTCCTTTTCCTTGTCAAAAAAAGAAGCGATGGCCTCCTCACTAGACTTCCTCTCTCTATAAAATTTCTTGCCCTTAGTAGCAAGTCCAGTAACAGTGGCAACCAAGGTTTAGTGAGAACGGAATTCTGCCCCATAAACAACCAACACACcctttttccccctttgacaaagCTTTCAATAACCAGGGGAGAGTTACCATGTAATCTCTCTAGATAGGGAACCATCCCACCATCAAAGATTTCCTCTCAGACCTCCTTATTCTTCCCCCacttatcataggttgtgggttcaTGCCTATTCTTGTCACCACCCATTATGTTATGCAGACAATCTAGACAACTACAAACTAggtgcaaaacaaaaaaaaagctaAACCAGAAACAGGGTGAGCTGAAgtttctcaaagtggtaataatttgaaataccTTTCCAACGTCGCCCATCCCATCATAATCTCTCATCATTAAATTTATTTGTAAGGTTGAAGATATCGACATCATTTCTTGCTAGGTCGCACAGAGTTTTTGGGAAGGTTTCTCTTCCTCTCCACCATCTAACCGCCACATTTTCAACAGCTAGGTTGGCAACATGATTCACCAATTTATTTCCTTCCCAAAAAACATGCGAAATCTCAGACTCCTCCAGACCGGCAATCATTTCAAGACAATCCTTAATCAGGTTCAAAATAGTCCAGGTTGGCTCCATACTACCCTTTCAATGCACTTCACAATGTTGAGCGAGTCACCTTCCAACTAGACCCATCTAAAGCCTTCCTTGCTCACCATGTGTAGTTTTATGCAGGCAGCGTTGGCCTCCTCATAATGGCTAGTCTAGGTGCCCAAAGGGAGCACCACTGCAGAGACCAGCAAACCCAAGTGATTCCTCACCACTCCCCCACAACCTGCCGACCCATGATTTCCCTTGGCCACCCCATCAATATTGATTTTGATCGCCACCCTAGAGGAGGCGGATGCCATAAAACATTCACTCTGCtatgttttattttataaattggAACAACGATATTCCAACAAATCTGCCATCTTTTGATAGTGTCCCATTCCTCCTGGTTAGAATCAAGTGGAGGTTCATTTTTCCTACCAAGGCAATAATTGAGAAAGTTTTCCTTATTCTGATCGCCACTACTTGAGCCGTGGACTCCATATCTTTGGAAACCCGCAATATGGGGCAGGGAGATATTCCACAGAATACCAAGTGCATGGTTACCACGTAAAATGTTAAAACAATATGATTAATTTTTTCAAGTTATTAAGGATTAAAATGTTAAAACAATATGATTAATTTTTTTAAGTTATTAAGGATTAAAATGTTTAAACAATATGATTAATTTTTTAAAGTTATTACGTATGCATTTTTAGTTATAATTATCATATATGACATTTCctttatattttttatgatgttgAAATCTTGTATTCGAAAAAAATTGATCAAAGGTGGATTTATTTAAAACCATTCAACTTCCTCAACAAAACAAATATTCATTACATATATAACTTTTttaacatatttatatatatttaaaatcaattttttataTAGAATGATAAAAATACAGGATAAAAAGACAAAGTTCGGAACATATAAAAAATAGATGAATACCGTATCCCACTCTCCTCCAATGCCTTCtttaaaaaaatcggagtgatttgaaatttccacataggattttgagaagtgcgaagttagggtgcacaactactggatcctttcccctaagtgataaaaagttgattgaaaattttgtaaaatcTGCACTCAGTAACACATCAAACGTGAAAATGATAGGGAAAAATAATTGTGCTGCAACTTCAAAGAATATAGGTGATAAAAAGTTGATTGAACATTTTGTAAAATCTGCAGTCAGCAACACAGAGAAAGATACAAATATAGATACAGAAAATAGATTGTTTTAATGCATACAAAAGAAACTATTACTATAGAAATAGAAATCAGTCTTGGCACACTTCTACAATTTATAAAACGTAGTCTAAAAATAGAGAGTAAACTGAAGTGCCCTTTTTCATGCATTTTTCTCagacttaatagaaatagaaatcaGTCTTGGCACACTACTACAATTTATAAACCATACTCTAAAAATAGAGAGTAAACTGAAGTGCCCTTTTCCATGCAGTTAACATGCACAAAAATAGAGCTACGATTTATTTTAAGTCTTCCTAACTAAAACTCCTGAAAAATTAACATCAGAGACTTCTTAACTAACAATTCTGAAAAATATCAACATCAGTCATGCATAATGCATGATGCATCAATACCAACACATTTGCCAGAAAATATTTGAGATCGGTGCAGAAAATCAGAGCAAATAAAACAGTGATTGAATATCGAAAATCATAGTATCCTCCCGGTAGGAATTAATAAGAGCCCGGGTTTAAATGATATGATATCAGATTACATATTAACGAATTTCTTAAATGAGGAATGCACTTCAGATGAATTTGTCTATAAAAGATCACAATTCGTAGGAAGACATGAAACCTTCCCCATGACCCTCACAGATAATAGAATATCCGTTTTACATTTTTCCATTCCAGTCTAGACAAAACAAAAAACATTCAAGCTGACTGAGCTTTAATCCGCCATGACAGGAGAGGGACTTTCAATATCTTTGCTCACTTGCGTGTCTTTGGCCATTTTACTGAGCCGGCTGGGCTTGAGACTGTTGATATTGTTGATCTTTACGCTGAAATGCTTTGATGGGCTTTGCCTGTGAGAACGATGAGGAGCTCGGTGTAGGCGGCATCTGAAGGATCCTGCGTGCTTGGTGGGCGCACAAAGGCATATCTTTGCGCTGTTCTTGGGCGGAACCTTGGAAGATGAAGGCGGAGAGGGCGTGCACAGTTTCTCATAATTAAATTCCTTGAGCACATCCTCGTAGCTTGTATGCCGTTTGAGAGTCTGTTTCCCCTTTACTGGAGATCCACATGTCACAACATCCAACGACGACATGTTTGGCCGTTGCCAAAATAATCAGCTTCTCCAGGCCGCCTGAAATGCAATCAAGATGCACAAATACTTAATGCTCCTTGGAAATTTCAAAGAAAACAAGAAACTTGAGTGAAATAATGAAATTTCAGCACTAAAGATATTGTTTCAAACATCCAAGATGCTAAAGATGATTCTACGAGAAACAATTCCGTGCCTCTACCTTGGCTAGATATTGGTCCACAATATTCACACAAGACTGCAAAGGAAGAGGCTCTGCGAGTTTTCTGAAATATAATCAAGATCACATCCCAACATTAGTCTATTTTGACCTGCAACTCAAATTTCAGCACTAGAGATGATTGTTTCAAACATCCAGAATGCTAAAGGTGATTCTACAGAGAAACAAATTCCGCGCCTCTACCTTGGATAAATATTGGTCCAGAATATTCACACAGACTATAAAGCATGAGGCTCTGCAAATTTTCTGAAATATAATCAAGATCACATCCTAACTAAGTCTATTTTAATCGGCAACGCAAATTTCAGCACTAAAGATGATTGCTTCAAACATCCGAAATGCTAAAGATGATTATACGAGAAACAAATTCCGTGCCTCAACCTTGGCTAAATATTAGTCCACAATATTGACTCAAGACTGCAAAGTATGAGGCTCTGCGAATTTTCTGAAATATAATCAAGATCACATCCTAAAATTACTCTATTTTAACCTAAAAGCAGAATAATGAAGGTACAAGAAACATCTAAGGATTTGGAAAGTTTACGAAAAACAATAATGCGACAAGAAGAAATGAAAACAGGCAACGACCGGCTaggtctgcgatcttttcagaaaTGTCTTTCTAATTTCTACATTATAACTACCCACATATTCACATTTAATCCGTTAGGGTTTCCATTTTCAGACAGAGAATTCAAATCCTAAATTCTGGTTTCTACTGTAAGAACATCAGCAATTTTATAACCCTAATTCCCAAAAACAATTCCACAGAGAAGATTCAGATTCTATATTCCGAAATTTTAGCATGAATCGCCCAAATTTCACATCAGCAGACTTCAAGGAAACTACTGCATAAGGTGCGCAGCATATTAAAAAGAAAAACACAGTATGATGAAGCTAATTACCAGATAAATTTGCGAAGCTTACGGTTCTTTCGTTCCAGACGTCTCTTTGAGAATCCTAGCACTTTGTCATAAACAAAAAGGTTTATTTCAATTTTCGGCGACTGActgcaagaaattaattttcttggCCGGATAAATCCAGTACTTGTAAATATGGGTAGCTTTGGCTATGCAAGTGtggatttataaatatatatatatattatcgggTTGGTGAGTTTATTATGGAAGGGGCATGCTCCCTATTTTTAGTTTTAGTTGTTTTATGCAATAAACATATTTAATTATAAGATTTAAGTAAAGTTATTCATTTAAAATAGGGATATTATATTTAtaagtataatttttttattttattattattattatttatgaacTCAACATCATTTGGGTGTTTACAACATGAACTTAGTCATTAAGTCAAGTTTTTAAATTTTAAGTTAGCATTGCAGATGGTAGTTGAAAGTTATTTCAACATCTTACCatttttattattcattttttcGTAGGCATTAAATATTAGCGAGGGAGGATATAACATTAAATTATATGCATAGACCATAAATTTTTTAAGAAGAAATAAATGTCAAAGAACCACATTGCATAATAGTTTGTTTGAGTATGAGTCATCTTAAtagaatttaataaaaaaaaagaataatggTCATAGGTGCAAAGGATTGAGAGGGGGATTATCAATTCTTGTTGAATGGATTTGGAGAAGATGTGGCAAGGAGTGACAATGAAGCCTTAGAAGACACAAATGCAAAACGTAGAAGCATGCACAAGGTGTAAAAGAGTGGTGATTGccaatttattaataatattttataaaataatgtTTTGGATGTGAACTTATTTTTGAAATGAGGGAGGCGTGCGATGGAGCAAGAATGAGGGTTTTTGGGAGAAGTGGTGTAGGAGATGGAGATTTGGGCGAGGAAGCACATGATGATGATACAAGAAAAGATAAGGATCCAGATAGTGTTGACGATTCTTCCTTTTCGAGCCGGTTCTTGTTCGTTTTCTTTGGGGGTTGTTGTGCTTTGGCTCCTTGTTGTGTGGGGGAAGGTTTTGTCCCCAAATTCATTCTGCTCAGCTCACGATGGGCTCTCTTGTTGCCCTTGTGGAAGTACCCTTGTTTTTGGCCTTATTAATTTGGGGTGTTTAGTGCGCTTCATGTGTGCTTTCTATTGAGATGGTGGCTCCCTCCTATTAAGTTCTTTCCATTGTTCATGATGTTTGTAATGTGGTTATTTCTATTTGGTTTCTCCCAAAATTCACAGAGTTTGATTTGCATGTGGTGCTTGTGGTTGGTGGTGGGTTTCCTACTGCCGAGTTTGCTGTGGAGTGGTTTGGGGTCATTGCCTTGGTTTTGTGGGACTGGTGGATTCTTCTCTTCATGTTGTGTGTTGGCCTAGCCTTTTTTTTTGCATCATTGAGAGCCCTCGTGTTGGCAGGTGGTGTTGTTTATGGTTTTAGAGCTTGGCCTTCTTGGGGGCTAAGGTGGCCTCTTTGTCAACCTTTTCTCTTCTAAGGTTTTTGGTTTCCAAAGATTGTGTTGGCCTTCTTGTGGCTTTTTTTCTATCATACTCTGGTTTCTTTCTCTCTCTTGTGCATCCATATTTCTCTCCTAGCAGGTTTGACTGGGGTTTCTTGTGTTTACTCTTTTTTGATCTTGGGTTTTTTGTTATTATCGTGTTAGTTTTGGCCACTATGGAGGGTTGTGTTTTTGTTATTCGTTTTGAGGTTCTATGTTTTCAATTATTCCTTTTCCTCTTGAGGCTATTTGGGTTGGCAACTTGTCTTGTGTTCCTATTTAGGTG contains:
- the LOC131029507 gene encoding uncharacterized protein LOC131029507, which encodes MSSLDVVTCGSPVKGKQTLKRHTSYEDVLKEFNYEKLCTPSPPSSSKVPPKNSAKICLCAPTKHAGSFRCRLHRAPHRSHRQSPSKHFSVKINNINSLKPSRLSKMAKDTQVSKDIESPSPVMAD